CAAATAAAGAAGTAGAGAAGAAGATAAAAAACATTAACTACTTGATAGTCAATTCAAATAACAAACCTCCTGCCATCCCAGCATCCCCTTCTGTCATCCCAGTGCCCAGACACTGGGACCCAGAAAATTTAATTGCAAACGAGCACACTTGGCAATTATATAATAAAAACTGGATTCCAGCGTCACGCGCTGGAATGACATCGGGTCGGAAGGCAGGCAAAGTCTGTCTAAAAGACACGGTGTCAAAACTTGTTTCAGAGGTTGGCATAACAAGGTTATTAGTTGAAGGTGGAGGAACGCTAATCACAGAGCTATTAAAATGCAACTTAATCGACAGGCTGATAATCTGCCGCAGCGGTAAAATTCTAGGCAATGATGCTATCCCTTTTGTAGGAAATTTAGGAATTCAATCTATCAACAACTGCCACCGATTCAAAAAAGCAGAAATAATAGACTTTGATGAGGATATAGTCGAGGTTTGGGATAGGTTATAACAGCTTTTATATGCCTGAATATAAAGAAAGAGGTAGAAAATCTACCTCTAATAGTGTCAACCTAAAACCGAGACTGGAGCCGGGGAAGCTTGATGTTGCTTAACACTCAACTCGTTCAGTTTTGTTTGTATACCTCCAATTTGGCGATCAACATCACTCTTATCAGCTTTTGCTTTCAGCACAGATGCATCAGCTTTTTCAGCCAATTGATCGTCAACATACTTCCTGTCAGCTTTTGCTTTCAGTGCAGATGCATCAGCTTTTTCAGCTAGTTGCTCGTCAACATACTTCTTGTCAGCTTTTGCTTTCAGCGCAGTTTTTAGTGCTTCTCCAGTAACTAAATCTTTAGTTTTTGCTTCAATTTTGCTCTGAATTAGCTCCTCTACTTCTTTAGTCGCTTTAGCATTCTCAGTCGATGTCTCAGCTCCATTTATTTCTTCATTCTTGTGCATTTGCTGATATGAAGAAATAGCTAGTATAGTGAAATATATAGCAGCAATAAATAGCGCTGCAATTCCAATAGGGTTAACAATTGTGCTAATAAGCGCCAAAGACTCAGGTACAGCAACTATATTAGTAGCAATTAATACCGCTGTTATTGCTGCCGCTAAAGACGCAAGTGCAACTGTACCTTCAATGCCCATTTTTGTTATGTGTACCGTGTTTCCCCACTTCCATATGCTTGTATTCATAATAACCCTCCTTTAATGAGATCAATAATAAATCTAGCATATACACATATTAGCATATACAATCAAGTTATTTTTTTTTGTATAATTTTGAGCTTAAAAATCTGCTTTCTAAGCTGTCACCAACTATGCGCAGCTAGCTGAATTCAGATTTTTTAGTCATAGAAATAGAACTAAAAAAACTATAGTACTTTCTAAAATGAATGGTAAATGTCCATTATAGTATTACCAACTAAAAGCTGTGCATTGATGTATTAGAGGCCTGAGGGGACTTTTGATGGCATGCCAAGTCTACACTGCACGCCATTACTTACCTCATATTTCGTCAGTTCCATATTATACCTTTATTATTTATTTTAGAAAAGACTATAGCCACAAACATTAAGAAATTTATCAAATAAAAAAACAAGGCAAAAGAAGCCCTGGTCGGTGGCTAATTATTTATATGTACCTCAAATATCGGCGTTTTTATTCTCAGCGCTACGATTCAGCTATTTTTAAATGCAAATAACCAAAACTGTAAACGTTAAGAAACTTACTAAGCAGGAAAAAAGGCAAAAAAACTCTGAGGCAGCTAGTATTCAAATTCTCCCTTGTCTATTTGACGTTCTATACTGTCTTAAACGACTTATAAGCGCGTTTCAGCTTGTATAGGTAAAAACCAGAAGTTTTAAAAAGACGTGAGGTGCACATAGTGCAAAAATTTAAACATGAGACGCCAAATACCCTAAGTTTTTTGTCATTAACCTGCACAGATTGCGAAGATAAATAAATAGCTTCAGTATCATTATAAGGGGGTTGAAAGAATTTGTCAAGCAAATTTTTTGAATGATTTTGAAAAAAAAGAGCGGGAGAAGGGGTTCGAACCCTCGACCTCAACCTTGGCAAGGTTGCGTTCTACCAACTGAACTACTCCCGCAGTCTTTCATTTCTTAAATTATAGGCATATACAACGATTTGTAAACCCCATGCATACTAAAATGTTAGGAGCTGTCTATTATTTGTATACTTAAAACTCACTTTCAATTATTATTAGTCTTTCAATATTCCACAAAGTCTTATGAGAATATTTGTACATAAAGATGACTTGCCGGCTAGTTCAATACCAGACAACGTAAGGTCTATAGCTGTTGATACAGAGGCAATGGGGCTACTGCATGTTAGAGACAGATTGTGCCTTGTACAGCTCTCTTTTAACGATGGCAACGCTCACTTGGTTCAATTGAAAAGTGATTATACAGCTCCAAATTTAAGAAAAATATTGGGGGATAAAAATATAACTAAAATATTTCACTTTGCACGGTTTGATGTCAGCATAATACGCTATTACTTGCGAACTTGGGCACTTCCATGCTATTGCACAAAAATAGCTTCACGTTTGGTTCGCACTTATACAGACAATCATAGCCTAAAGGAATTATGCCTAGAATTGCTTGATACTAAGTTAAATAAGCAGCAGCAATCCTCTGATTGGGGGAGCAATGATTTAACGGACAAGCAAAAAAGCTACGCTGCATCTGATGTTTTATATCTCCATAAAATAAAGGAAAAGCTAGATTCTATGCTGGAACGTGAAAACAGAAAAGAATTAGCCCAAAAGTGCTTTGAATTTCTTCCTACTCGTGTTGAATTAGATTTAATGGGGTGGGAAAATGTAGACATCTTCAGTCATCAGATGTAATGGAAGTTATGTAAAACGCTTTAGACAATTTTTCAGGCTACTCAGTAAGAATTTAGTTGATTAGTTGCTGGTAAGTGCGCTATATTGTACAAATTTAGCTAGGTATTTTATGAGTGACGATATTACATCAATAAATGATCAAAATTTTAAGTCTGAGGTCATTGATTACAAGGGGTTTGTATTAGTGGACTTTTGGGCAGAGTGGTGTGGACCATGTAAAAGTCTAATGCCGCGTATTGAACAATTAGCTAAAGATAAGAAGGGCAAAGTTAAGATCTGCAAGTTCAATATAGATGAAGGAACTGAAGTGCCGAGTAAATATGGAATTCAATCTATACCTACATTAATCATATTTCAAGACGGTAAGGAAGTTGCACGCAAAATTGGTGCAATAAGTGACTTGCTAAGCTGGGTTGATAGCGAAATAAGCTAATAGACAAGTTTGTTTTTGTGTGTATTATAAATATTAATGAAGGGGATTGTAGCTCAGTTGGTTAGAGCAGTTCGCTCATAACGAATTGGTCGTAGGTTCGAGTCCTACCAATCCCACCGGTTTTAGTATATGCACGATATTTCCTTACATATCTTATTGTAAATCTTGGCCAATTCCTTCAGTGATTGTTACTGCCTAGAGCAAATTCAAAACAAAAACTTTACAGAGCGCAAACAATAGGGTTAACTTATGTGACTATATTTGGTAGGGCTACAATGAATGATTATCTCTCACTGCTAAATTCGGAACAACAATCGGCTGTAACTAACGTAGATGGGCCAGTTTTGATATTGGCCGGTGCTGGAACAGGAAAAACAAGAACAATTACTTCAAGAATAGCGCATATAATTCGAAATGGCTACGCTCATTCTGATGAGATATTAGCAGTCACATTCACAAATAAAGCAGCAAATGAAATGGTATCAAGGGTACTTGAACTCACAGACACAAATATACCATGGCTTGGCACTTTTCATGCAATTGCAGCAAAAATTTTACGCCGTCATGCTGAAATTGTAGGCTTAAACTCCAATTTTACAATCATTGGTGTAGATGACCAATTGCAGGTAATAAAAAACATCATTAATGATATAAGCCCGAACAATTTATCAGAAAAACATAAGACCATTATGAATATTATTCAGCAATGGAAAGAAAAGTGTTTACTGCCATCTGAAGTGGAAGAAACCCAATTATTTAGGCCAGTATATGTAACCGCATTAAAAGTCTATCACCAATATCAAGAGAGGTTAAAATTCCTTAACTCCGTCGATTTTGGTGATTTACTGCTATACAATATACAACTCTTCAACCAAAATACTGAAACTCTGTCCTACTACCAAAATAAATTTAAATATATCATGGTAGATGAGTATCAAGATACAAATACAATACAATATCTTTGGCTAAAATACCTTGCAAAAGAGCACTCAAATATTTGCTGTGTGGGAGACGATGACCAATCGATATATAGTTGGCGTGGTGCAGAAGTTGAAAACATTTTAAAATTTTCCGACGACTTTAAAGGTGCAAAAACCGTCAAACTGGAATGCAATTACAGATCAACATCCCACATACTTGCAACTGCATCACACGTTATCAATCACAATAAAACCCGCTTAGAAAAAAAATTGTGGACAACAAATATTAAAGGAGAGAAAGTAAATCTAATAAAACTATGGGATGGAAAAACCGAAGCGAGGTTCATAAGCGAGCAGATATTAAAGCTCAATAAATACAAATTCAGTGACATTGCAGTGCTGGTGAGAGCTACTTTCCAAACTAGAGTTCTAGAAGAATACTTTATAAAATACTCAATTCCTTATAAGATTGTAAGTGGCGTAAAATTCTACGAACGTCAAGAAGTTAGAGACGTAATCGCATATTTAAGGCTCGTTATAAACAATAATGATGACCTAGCTTTCGAGAGGATAGTAAATCGACCAAAAAGAAGCATAGGGCCGACCACCATGAAAAAGATATATGCGGTTGCTCAAGACAACAGAATTTCTTTTTTTGAAGCGGCAAGAACATTGGTTGATAGTAATCAAGTGGCTGAGAAAACCAAACTTTCACTAAATGGTTTTTTAAATAAAATTAAAGCTTGGGAAGAAATAGTAAGCGTAAAGCCGCTAAACGAGCTTGTTAAGACTATAGCAAATCAATCAGGATATATTGAAATGCTTGAAAATGAAGAAGTAACAGGTTTAGCACGCATAGAGAATGTTAGAGAACTCATTTCATCTTTGAAAAATTTCGATAGTGCTACAACTTTCCTAGAGCACATAAGTCTAGTGATGGAAGTGGATAATATGAATAATGACAACACCGTATATGTTATGACTCTTCATGCAGCTAAGGGACTTGAATTTCCGTGTGTGTTTCTGCCTGGCTGGGAAGAGGGGCTATTTCCACATCAAAGATCTTTTGAAGACAGCAGTGGCAAAGCTTTGGAAGAAGAGAGAAGACTTGCATATGTTGGAATAACCAGAGCAAAAGAAAAGTTGATCATTTCATGCGCAGACAGAAGAGAAGTGAATAACCAGTGGCAGCCAATGTATGCCTCGCGATTCATTAAAGAACTACCAAGAGAAAATGTTAAGGTAATTAGAAATGACGCTGTCTACTGTTGAAATAGGTATACAACAACCGTCTCCAATAGGAACAAAAAAAACTACTTAACAAATTCCTCCAGCTTCCTTACCACGATATTGAAGCTATTTATTTAACTTTCCAATCTGTACAGGTCAAAATGACAAGAAAACTTGTATTTGGCGTACTATTTTTCGCACTATGTGCACTGCATGTCTTTATAAAACTTCCGTTTTTTACTCTTATACAAGATTAATATATTTTAGCATATAAATTATTTAAAATATTGTCTTAATGATTATCTACTAATTAATTGATATCTTAATAAAATGCTTGCTAAATTTAATTTATTGTGCTAATATTTAATAAAGTTAATCAAGGAGTAATAAAATGTTTACCAATCTTTTTACTAGAATAAATCAGAAATGGAATGAATTTCTCTATGGCCCTTTTTGTACAGGTTTGAGAGATCTTTTCTTTAGTGATGATTGTTATATAACAATAGAGTCAAAGCAGGATGAGCAGCATAAAAATATAGATAGTACAACTTCTTCATCAGAAACCATTACAATTTCTGAAAAAGAAGATTTGAAATGGTTGGCTCAAATAGATTATTCGTTAGAGAAGTTTACTAAAAGTGGAATCTGTTCCTCCGCGAAAGAAAGGATGATTGAACTCTGTGAAAAAGTGTTGCATAAGTTTAGCGGAGCAGAAGCAGAAAAAATTGAAAGATTCATTAATGATTACCAAAATAGTGAATGGGAAATTGTTAACGAAAATGATTGTGGATTATCAGAACAAGAAGACGATATTTGTATCAGTGACTGGGAAATAGTTGAAAAGGCACCAAGTACAGAAATACGTCTATTAGGTATTACAGCGAAGAATAAAGACGGAAAAACGTTGTTTGATTTATCAGGGTGTTTCATGGGTTAGAACACATAACTCTATCTACCGTTACACAGAGAGCAGATCTGAAGAAAAAGCCCTTACTAAAACAAGTAAACAGCGGTGCAAAGCGGCATATCTGCTCTTTGTGGAATTAGAATTAACACTATATGTTGCTAAATTTTATTGGAAGAGATGTAGATCATTTTGGTCGTTATAATCACTATCATTTAGTCCAACTAATGGATCATAAGATTGTTCTGCATTTCCTTCAGTTTTTTTTATGTGAGACCAAAGCAACCATGATATTAAACCACAAGAAAATAATACCATTAATGAAATAGGCTTTGTAAGTATACTAAAAAAACTGTCAAAAAAAGTGCTTGTTTGTTCTTCTGTTGTAGATGTGATAGATTCTTTTTGTAATAGAGCTTTTATTTCTTCGTTAGTAGTTAAATCTAGAGGAGTATCGCCATCCCCATTTACTACATTAATACTTGCTCCCTTATTTAATAGAGCTTTTACTATATCTAAATAGCCACCATAGACAGCCCAATGTAAAGGAGTGCTTCCAGAATAATCATCCTCATTAACATTGATTCCTTCTGCTCTTAACAGAACTTCTACTACATCTATGCGATTATTTCTAATGGCCGAATGTAAAGGAGTTACTCCATCGTTATCTTTCGCATTAACATTGATTCCTTCTGCGTTTAATAGAGCTTCTATTGTATCTGTATGACCATTTTCAGCAGCCAAATGCAAAGGAGTTTTTCCATCATTGCTTTGTCCATTAACATTGGCATGTGCTTTTAATAGAGCTTCTATTGTATCTGTATGACCATTTTCAGCAGCCAAATGCAAAGGAGTTTTTCCATCATTGCTTTGTCCATTAACATTGGCATGTGCTTTTAATAGAGCTTCTATTGTATCTGTATGACCATTTTCAGCAGCCAAATGCAAAGGAGTTTCTCCATCATTGCTTTGTCCATTAACATCGGCATGTGCTTTTAATAGAGCTTCTACTGTATCTGTATGACCATTTTCAGCAGCCAAATGTAAAGGAGTTTCTCCATCATTGCTTTGTCCATTAACATCGGCATGTGCTTTTAATAGAGCTTCTACTGTATCTGTATGACCATTTTCAGCAGCCAAATGTAAAGGAGTTTCTCCATTAATATCTTCTGCATCAACATCAATTCCTTCTGCTTTTAATAGAGCTTCTACTGTATCCGTATGACCATTTTCAGCAGCCAAATGTAAAGGAGTACTGTAGTCTTGATCTCGCGTATCAACATCTGCCCCTTCATTTACCAGATATTTTACTTTCTCAACATTACCGTTTCTAGCAGCATCAAGTAACTCAGTATCTGAAACGCTCACCTCATATCTACTATAAAATTATATTTTATAGTAAAATTATTAATAATCTGTGAGCTCTGACGTACAGCCACAAAAATACAAACGTCATGCGCACAACTGTACGAACATTGCAATTAGCAGGTAATTTGCGTAACAGAGGGTGTCATGCCAGTGTCAGCTACTTGCATGACACCCTAGCGGTAGGCTCAAATCACAATGTTCATACAGTTGTGCGTCACGCGCTGGAATGACACCACTTTTGCTTCAATATTCACCACGCCACTGAATAAATATGATCGTGCATTGAAGACCTAATCTATTTTTGTTGAGTAACTTGAGGTGCGTGTTGAGTAACAGCAACTTGCTTTAGGTCATTGACGCCAAGATCGCTGTTTGTTGGATGAATAGGCGGAGTTCGGAATGGTCTAAATGCACAGTTAAGTTCCTTCATTTCTATTTCTTCAATAATTGGAGGTTTTTCTGTTGGGGCGTGGAAATCGTACTTTTTAACTCGCTCAGTAAAGCTTTTGTATTTTTCTTCCAGCCAAGTTCCAATTTCATACATAGTTAAGTATGCATCCATTTTAAAACTTTCCCGTGATCTGCCTAAACTTGCTAACGTATTGTTGAAGTAAATTGTTACGTAATCTCTTTTTGTGTATTGATAACTTTCTCTATCTGATTGTGTGTTGCAAGTGTTATTTTTTGGAAAGTAACCAAATATGTCGTACATTTTGAGCTCCATTTACTAGTATATATACATTATATATTAATAAATTAAAGCTGTCAGCAATAAGTTATTCTCACTATTTGCACTCTGTAAAGTTTTTGCTCTCACGCAATTAAAGCCGAGATAAATTCTCAAATAAATCAGGCAAAGTTTCTTGCAAATCACCAGCTACCAAAATATCATTATCTTCTAAGTAATTTGGTTGTACTAGGTTCATTGCAATTATCTTTCCTTTAGGATTATGCTTTTTATACAAAGCGAGAAACCCAACTGTGTCACTATTGAGTCCGCAGGTAACAATAAAATCAATTTGCCTTAAGTGCTCTGGTTTGATATTATTCATCAACCAATCAAAGTTCATTTTACCACTCGTGTTTCCCAAGACCTCAATCCCTGAACGTTGGTGAAGTAAATCCACATTTTCAGTAAGCAGTTGCCAACTTTTAAGTAAAGCTATATTCTTCATTGCGTAATGAGCTGAAGTTGTCATACTATAAAGACAAGCTTTGTAGAAATTGTCTATAATTTTTGAAAACTTTTCTGGTTCCTTGGGAATTTTATGTATAAGTGTAACAGCATCATCCTGTTTTAAGTTGCGGTCGTAAAAAGCTACTCCAAATTGTTTATTAAGCTCGGATACATCTGGCACTACTAGTGCTGATATTCCAGCACCAGTGTAGAAAACTACATTCTTGTCGTTGATGAGTTTAGCAATTTGTGGTACTGACATTTTATTTGGAGTTGCATTTTGTGCGTACAAAGTTTGAGCAAAACGATAGGTATCGTTTGATCTTTTGCTACTTAACCTTTTGTCACTAACCACACAACCGTATTTGTAATTTTTTTGTCCTTCTTTATCGCTAAGCAAAGCATTTTCTTCCTTTGTCAATTCTTTAATTAAATCATCACCATTAAAGGATAGTTGAAACCCTGATTTACTGTTTCCAGAGTCTATACAAAAATTCCAACACCATTTTACATGCCATTCTTCCAGTTCTGCCCGAGCGAAGCACATACTACTAACATGGTTAGCTGTTACTCTATTGATATCTTCTTCAGAAACTTTTTGTGGGGCTTGCAGTAAAATATTCTCCGCATAACAGACATTTATACTAAGAATTAGTAGAATTAAACATTTCTGCAGAAGATTACACATCACCTATGCTATCTTATAACCTAACCTTCATTATAAACACTAAAAAAATAAGTCAACCCTGCCAATTAGAGGATTTTTGCAAAACTTTGAAAAGCCACGTTTGCATCAAAACTTAGTTTGCTATGATCTGACTACTTTCTTACATAAAAGCTGAAAAAAGACAAAAGAAGCCCTGGTCAATATTTATTTTCAGTATTGGCGTTTTTATGCCTTAAACGCTGCAATTTAGCTGCTTTTAAACGCAACTAGTCTAAGCTATAATATTTAAGAAATTTACCAGACAGAGAAAAAAGACAATAAAAACCCGAGGTAGCTAGTTATTCCACTCTCTATTTTAAAATCCGGCGTTGGGTGATGTCTTAAACGACTTATAAGCGCGTTTCAGCTTGTATGGGTAAAAACCCGAAGTTTTAAAAGACATGCAGTGCACATAGTGCGAAAAATTAAACAATAGTACGCCAAATACAAGTTCTCTTGTCATTTTAACCTGTACAGATTGGGAAGTTAAATAATAGCTTCAGTTTCATTATAAGGGTAACGGCGAAAGTTGTCAAGTAGTTTTTTTGTTCCGTTTCTATGGCTAGTACCATGCACTGCCTTAACTTAGACCCAAACATCCTAACGCGCAGATATTTTGACCCCACCGGTATATAAATTGGCGTGGCTTTTCCCAGTATAAAGCAATGCAAGTCCAATATTGTCTACGCTAGAGCGCAGTTCTCCTACTTCTTCATCGTTCTCATTTGTTACCTTAGTGCCAATATTTGGAAGTGCGCTATTTCCCTCAACAAGGTAAAGTTTTCTTCTGAACGTTTCTTGTCTGCTCATTCGATTTACAACTTCCTGGCCTATGTAACACCCCTTATTGAAGCTTATTCCGTTGACCTTATCGATTAAATATTGCAGCGGAAATGACGAATTCTGCACCATATCTCTTGCTCCATCTGGAATGAGGTTTTGAATTCTCACTTTTTCGTACTGAGTAAAATCTCCGGCTGGCTGCTTTATTTCGCCTTTATGTATGATCCTCATTCCCAAGGATTTGTGCCTTGGATCTTGAAAAATAATTTGTGACTCATTACATTCTGTTGACTTAGTATTAAACAAAATCCCAACCTTATACAATGAACTAACGTCTTTAATCTTCACTCTCAGGTAAGTTTTAAGCAAATCTAGTTTCTCAATTATTTGCCGCAAGTACACATTTTCGCATTCCAAAAGGATATACTTACCATATCTAATCAGAAAAAAATCATATAAGTACTTTCCCTGAGGGCTAAGCAGCAAAGAGTAAATAGCTTTTTGACTATCTAGCTTACCAATGTCATTTGTTATAATACCCTGCAGGAAATCCCTTGTATCTGGCCCGTATAAAACTATTACACCACGGCTTTGCAATGGTATATAACTCATACAATTTCTGTCAATAAACCTAAATTTTACTATATAATATTAGGCACACTTCGTCTTCTTATATTTTACAAGCCTCAGCCCTTGAAATCCGGCTTACAAGTACATATATAAGTTCATAGGTTAATTTGTTGATGAGGAAAAACAAATGTCAAGTATAAACTTAAGTGTATTGGATGATAGTGTTCTGATTAAGCCTATCAGCGAAGAAAAACAAGGTGGGATCGTGCTTCCATCGAGTGCTGAAAAAAAACCTACTAAAGGTGAAGTTATAGCAACTGGTGAAGGTTCACGCAATTCAAGTGGTGAACGTATAGCTTTAACTGTAAAAGCCGGTGATAAAGTGTTTTATCGGCAGTGGGCTGGTACGGAGATAGAGCACGGCGATGAAAAGTTTATAATAATGAAAGAGTCCGATATACTTGCTATCGTTAAGTAGCAGCTTTTATTTTTACTAAACTAAAACAAAGCACAACATAGTGCATTGTAAGTGATTTTATTATAGTTTTCTAAGTTTTTTATTAACAAGAGGTGATAAAAATGACTAATGTAGTAGTGTCAGGCGAGCAGTTGCAAGAAGCTTTTCGCGAAGTTGCAGCAATAGTAGATTCAACAGTAGCAGTAACTGCAGGGCCTAGAGGAAAAACAGTAGGGATTAATAAGCCCTATGGAGCACCAGAAATTACAAAAGATGGTTATAAGGTAATGAAAGGTATCAAGCCTGAAAAACCATTAAATGCTGCAATAACAAGCATCTTTGCTCAAAGCTGTTCTCAATGTAATGATAAAGTTGGTGATGGTACAACAACGTGCTCAATACTCACTAGCAACATGATAATGGAGGCTTCAAAATCAATTGCTGCCGGAAATGATCGTGTTAGCATTAAAAA
This portion of the Wolbachia endosymbiont of Ctenocephalides felis wCfeF genome encodes:
- a CDS encoding Ribonuclease D; the encoded protein is MRIFVHKDDLPASSIPDNVRSIAVDTEAMGLLHVRDRLCLVQLSFNDGNAHLVQLKSDYTAPNLRKILGDKNITKIFHFARFDVSIIRYYLRTWALPCYCTKIASRLVRTYTDNHSLKELCLELLDTKLNKQQQSSDWGSNDLTDKQKSYAASDVLYLHKIKEKLDSMLERENRKELAQKCFEFLPTRVELDLMGWENVDIFSHQM
- a CDS encoding Thioredoxin 1; translated protein: MSDDITSINDQNFKSEVIDYKGFVLVDFWAEWCGPCKSLMPRIEQLAKDKKGKVKICKFNIDEGTEVPSKYGIQSIPTLIIFQDGKEVARKIGAISDLLSWVDSEIS
- a CDS encoding ATP-dependent DNA helicase PcrA, which produces MNDYLSLLNSEQQSAVTNVDGPVLILAGAGTGKTRTITSRIAHIIRNGYAHSDEILAVTFTNKAANEMVSRVLELTDTNIPWLGTFHAIAAKILRRHAEIVGLNSNFTIIGVDDQLQVIKNIINDISPNNLSEKHKTIMNIIQQWKEKCLLPSEVEETQLFRPVYVTALKVYHQYQERLKFLNSVDFGDLLLYNIQLFNQNTETLSYYQNKFKYIMVDEYQDTNTIQYLWLKYLAKEHSNICCVGDDDQSIYSWRGAEVENILKFSDDFKGAKTVKLECNYRSTSHILATASHVINHNKTRLEKKLWTTNIKGEKVNLIKLWDGKTEARFISEQILKLNKYKFSDIAVLVRATFQTRVLEEYFIKYSIPYKIVSGVKFYERQEVRDVIAYLRLVINNNDDLAFERIVNRPKRSIGPTTMKKIYAVAQDNRISFFEAARTLVDSNQVAEKTKLSLNGFLNKIKAWEEIVSVKPLNELVKTIANQSGYIEMLENEEVTGLARIENVRELISSLKNFDSATTFLEHISLVMEVDNMNNDNTVYVMTLHAAKGLEFPCVFLPGWEEGLFPHQRSFEDSSGKALEEERRLAYVGITRAKEKLIISCADRREVNNQWQPMYASRFIKELPRENVKVIRNDAVYC
- a CDS encoding Phosphocholine transferase AnkX, translating into MSVSDTELLDAARNGNVEKVKYLVNEGADVDTRDQDYSTPLHLAAENGHTDTVEALLKAEGIDVDAEDINGETPLHLAAENGHTDTVEALLKAHADVNGQSNDGETPLHLAAENGHTDTVEALLKAHADVNGQSNDGETPLHLAAENGHTDTIEALLKAHANVNGQSNDGKTPLHLAAENGHTDTIEALLKAHANVNGQSNDGKTPLHLAAENGHTDTIEALLNAEGINVNAKDNDGVTPLHSAIRNNRIDVVEVLLRAEGINVNEDDYSGSTPLHWAVYGGYLDIVKALLNKGASINVVNGDGDTPLDLTTNEEIKALLQKESITSTTEEQTSTFFDSFFSILTKPISLMVLFSCGLISWLLWSHIKKTEGNAEQSYDPLVGLNDSDYNDQNDLHLFQ
- a CDS encoding NAD-dependent protein deacetylase; translation: MCNLLQKCLILLILSINVCYAENILLQAPQKVSEEDINRVTANHVSSMCFARAELEEWHVKWCWNFCIDSGNSKSGFQLSFNGDDLIKELTKEENALLSDKEGQKNYKYGCVVSDKRLSSKRSNDTYRFAQTLYAQNATPNKMSVPQIAKLINDKNVVFYTGAGISALVVPDVSELNKQFGVAFYDRNLKQDDAVTLIHKIPKEPEKFSKIIDNFYKACLYSMTTSAHYAMKNIALLKSWQLLTENVDLLHQRSGIEVLGNTSGKMNFDWLMNNIKPEHLRQIDFIVTCGLNSDTVGFLALYKKHNPKGKIIAMNLVQPNYLEDNDILVAGDLQETLPDLFENLSRL
- a CDS encoding tRNA-modifying protein YgfZ, with product MSYIPLQSRGVIVLYGPDTRDFLQGIITNDIGKLDSQKAIYSLLLSPQGKYLYDFFLIRYGKYILLECENVYLRQIIEKLDLLKTYLRVKIKDVSSLYKVGILFNTKSTECNESQIIFQDPRHKSLGMRIIHKGEIKQPAGDFTQYEKVRIQNLIPDGARDMVQNSSFPLQYLIDKVNGISFNKGCYIGQEVVNRMSRQETFRRKLYLVEGNSALPNIGTKVTNENDEEVGELRSSVDNIGLALLYTGKSHANLYTGGVKISAR
- a CDS encoding 10 kDa chaperonin, translated to MSSINLSVLDDSVLIKPISEEKQGGIVLPSSAEKKPTKGEVIATGEGSRNSSGERIALTVKAGDKVFYRQWAGTEIEHGDEKFIIMKESDILAIVK